Proteins encoded together in one Plasmodium vivax chromosome 6, whole genome shotgun sequence window:
- a CDS encoding erythrocyte membrane-associated antigen, putative (encoded by transcript PVX_001775A; SP:Q8L7U5: Serine/threonine protein phosphatase BSL1 (EC 3.1.3.16) (BSU1-likeprotein 1). {Arabidopsis thaliana;} SP:Q8L7U5: Serine/threonine protein phosphatase BSL1 (EC 3.1.3.16) (BSU1-likeprotein 1). {Arabidopsis thaliana;}) encodes MGSMGSYQVDWARRSYDGSSQASLAGGSPSLLHQCEGGKRWSDDRRGVNWSGVNSSWVNSSGVNSPVVNAPVVYHLGGEANTIGGRSVSEMAHHSQRVLKVKEAHAGCPPRGMEPIYAGDHYGEGTKQTNGQMKALPPVGMKHTKRAPLMNANCVGSSNRSIRREVLHSWWGEERVGSPSSEASNCYTLPSVPYDQVGGSPKGMMGVVLVPANGETRNGFRKWDQNGKEVDAGLVHKWSSGGLSGGGLSGGGLSGGGLSGGRLGSGGLSGGRLSSGRLSGGRLGSGGLSGGRLSSGRLSRTSEYSYKDLDDSANVGADVGGVSRGKCYPDDASVESLPRNGFPWGSNETFLRAEDSNRCAVVAVGGGRYESGEQWYGQAAGRRLSGESLQRGVMASWEEGSYKDGVAALASEEAVSEEAISEEAASEEAASGESVAREGDAGRPAQCTYNQSDFTQWVSHNRLVKNIISSHNEDGQVERHGLYSLLFDAYGHNREAFRGTGGGALVGRAVGKGEATCKEIAKETPKETPKETAKETGEETAKETANETDQRCSDSVVEKVIFLKYLFNQYAHTEYPNCISFKRFKAMFEDYRGVFASEKIILFIFNCLDRCRRYYVSESDFLIGMLACSPQMQNDIRKDAGKLRHQLIFRAYDLDRDGYLSRSEMFVFMYHLYELSKQFKHLELKGNKKKMKKLVAVERDKLMRKCHRVSYDQFYRLVLESKVQGTQNLLRSNCDVASVVKARFLDAYAGGRGLTTWVDAGGAANKAKNPSSVQLTGGNELECSSAQFSGESPTGDANSEEDPQVSGTSVRGGDDPKEDGTEGVVQEGPAGGTEGGKREQSEEKQEEQSEEKPEEKPEEQPQEQPQSDGDAAEEPPSGHSNEAPNGGGVNSAEEVTGDGEEEVGEGEEEVSDGEEDKVEESDVVAGGEANAQLGAPPGESSTDSIPHFGGGHQEESAPGEQRVHEGDHIHEESEQQHTSRAGPERSWSNCVEQMKEIVKAYRERHLTGKAKLFGLNQDVAFKIFTTFYRVSYRRKREKYSRQVDDVCTAACSYNDVILLCDEAAKVLKGEDSIEQVELPCKVFGDLHGNVLDLLDFFNMYGWPLHGGTNEWLSVEEVAMRGGRSVSVGKLKEAVPHTGGTSVSVEKRRETVPHTDGTSVSVGREKEAAPHTGSNDVKYVFLGNYLNRGKHSLEVICLLLSLKVLFPKHIYLLRGNHEERLLNYVNGFYADIEKKMKRNIKTAGLIKYQEEVIEAHAYELFNRVNDVLEFLPLSVLVGGNILCVHAGIGDSLQNVGDFAAIPKPIVIPQFVNRSSNDAYEHVQKVIIDALWSDPINYEDEQDVFLLERLAHGEDVIPSSRGKITLKFGQRRLSSFLRRNKLKMLIRGHECVQEGFRYSYGRRLLTLFSATNYCGRHGNDAANAFIVRRGSSIVIFNQIVKCPRSERFERLEPLEPLEPLHKVNWDGSLERPLPREQAAPYPPEPLHWGDFPHEVGQPQRGASLLSGHRIMSSVCSPSEVPPLGVENWRSGDPSSRGDHIGEASTDGMGSQMNITTSKAKHSVGVLTGLEEEEKAEELPHRRVNEEVTPFNPNEKELASDGGDDEQSNLILRDSHPIVKRKLRDTRSNEDVNWGAAVQLEKGEGVPSRFARGGALRNDGHDGDRSGDHSLNNSRNSMGDDHSGGDARDDPLEGGPLRKSIITNGSCSSEEALYGGYTRGSSGRNYPGEMLPSKLSPFKGEGLEIEEAQNRQESKSPLEGDPHLGGDPQWEGEYLYDDYQHYLGNPPHGDALKKPPCDEPPGGDEPPCAGETKTNSPGNTNAIIETFFQNGGRDHGGDEHIYRDHLEDSEVERRGHLNHRQCAKLTPLSKRTNGVNVRRGEEGEQWEQNESSANLVEELMSKPMDYMMMPPDLGVANRPKLRRDAHSNQHKKEHGSATLRSLRSENNTSESLSKLQMQCLPADPKPQTKISLQKILDKLEDDA; translated from the exons ATGGGCAGCATGGGAAGTTACCAAGTGGACTGGGCGCGCCGCAGTTACGATGGGAGTAGTCAGGCGAGCCTCGCGGGGGGGTCTCCATCGTTGCTGCATCAGTGTGAAGgtgggaagcggtggagcgaTGACAGAAGGGGCGTGAATTGGTCAGGGGTGAACTCGTCGTGGGTGAACTCCTCGGGGGTAAACTCCCCTGTGGTGAACGCCCCCGTGGTGTATCACTTGGGCGGAGAAGCTAATACCATCGGGGGGAGGAGCGTGAGCGAGATGGCTCATCATAGCCAGCGGGTCCTGAAGGTGAAGGAAGCCCATGCggggtgccccccccgggggatgGAACCAATTTACGCAGGTGATCACTACGGGGAGGGGACCAAACAGACGAACGGACAGATGAAAgctctcccccccgtgggaATGAAACACACCAAACGGGCACCTTTAATGAATGCTAATTGTGTGGGGTCTTCTAACCGGAGCATACGTCGGGAGGTTCTTCACTCCtggtggggggaagaacgAGTGGGGAGTCCCTCGAGCGAGGCTTCCAATTGTTACACCCTTCCAAGTGTCCCTTACGACCAGGTGGGCGGTTCTCCCAAAGGGATGATGGGAGTGGTTCTAGTTCCAGCCAATGGGGAGACAAGAAATGGGTTCAGGAAATGGgatcaaaatgggaaggaagTAGATGCAGGGTTGGTTCACAAGTGGAGCAGTGGTGGGTTGAGCGGTGGTGGGTTGAGCGGTGGTGGGTTGAGCGGTGGTGGGTTGAGCGGTGGCCGGTTGGGCAGTGGTGGGTTGAGCGGTGGCCGGCTGAGCAGTGGTCGGTTGAGCGGTGGCCGGTTGGGCAGTGGTGGGTTGAGCGGTGGCCGGCTGAGCAGTGGTCGGTTGAGCAGGACCTCAGAGTATAGCTACAAAGATCTCGACGATAGCGCTAACGTTGGCGCTGACGTTGGCGGCGTGTCCCGGGGGAAGTGCTACCCTGATGATGCGTCGGTGGAGAGCCTTCCGAGGAATGGCTTTCCCTGGGGGAGCAACGAGACGTTCCTTCGTGCAGAGGATAGCAATCGATGCGCTGTGGTGGCCGTAGGGGGGGGGCGCTACGAGAGCGGTGAGCAGTGGTATGGCCAAGCTGCTGGTAGAAGGCTGTCGGGGGAGAGtctccaaaggggggttATGGCCAGCTGGGAGGAAGGCAGCTACAAAGACGGGGTGGCCGCGCTCGCCAGTGAAGAAGCGGTCAGTGAAGAGGCGATCAGTGAAGAGGCGGCCAGTGAAGAGGCGGCCAGTGGGGAGAGCGTCGCCCGCGAGGGGGATGCGGGCCGGCCCGCCCAGTGCACCTACAATCAGAGCGACTTCACCCAGTGGGTCTCGCACAACCGGCTGGTGAAAAACATCATTTCGTCTCACAACGAGGACGGTCAGGTGGAGAGGCACGGGCTGTACAGCCTACTGTTCGACGCGTACGGGCATAATAGGGAAGCCTTCCGCGGCACCGGCGGGGGCGCGTTGGTTGGGCGAGCGGTTGgcaagggggaagcaacatGCAAAGAGATCGCCAAAGAGACCCCCAAAGAGACCCCCAAAGAGACCGCCAAAGAGACAGGCGAAGAGACCGCTAAAGAAACCGCCAACGAGACAGACCAACGCTGCAGCGACAGCGTGGTGGAGAAGGTCATCTTCCTGAAGTACCTGTTCAACCAGTACGCGCACACGGAGTACCCCAACTGCATCTCCTTCAAACGGTTCAAGGCAATGTTTGAAGACTACAGAGGGGTGTTTGCCTCGGAGAAGATTatccttttcatatttaattGCCTAGACAGATGCAGGAGGTACTACGTGAGCGAATCTGATTTTCTAATTGGCATGCTGGCGTGCAGTCCGCAGATGCAGAATGACATTAGGAAGGACGCAGGGAAGCTAAGGCATCAGCTGATCTTTAGGGCATACGATTTGGATAGAGACGGCTACTTGAGCAGAAGCGAAATGTTCGTTTTTATGTACCACCTGTATGAACTGTCGAAACAGTTTAAGCATTTGGAACtgaagggaaataaaaagaagatgaagaagttgGTGGCGGTCGAACGGGACAAGCTCATGAGGAAGTGTCATCGAGTTAGCTACGATCAGTTTTATCGCCTTGTGTTGGAGAGCAAAGTTCAGGGCACGCAGAACCTCCTCAGGTCCAATTGCGACGTGGCCAGCGTCGTGAAGGCGCGCTTCCTCGATGCCTACGCGGGGGGGCGCGGCCTCACCACGTGGGTGGACGCAGGTGGTGCCGCTAATAAGGCGAAGAATCCGTCCAGTGTGCAGCTAACAGGTGGCAACGAGCTGGAGTGCAGCTCTGCACAGTTCAGTGGAGAGTCTCCCACGGGGGATGCCAACTCGGAGGAGGACCCACAGGTAAGCGGTACTTCCGTTAGGGGGGGGGATGACCCAAAGGAAGACGGCACTGAGGGGGTAGTGCAGGAGGGACCGGCGGGTGGcacagagggggggaagcgggagCAGTCAGAGGAGAAACAGGAGGAGCAGTCAGAGGAGAAACCGGAGGAGAAGCCAGAGGAACAACCGCAGGAACAACCGCAGAGTGACGGTGACGCGGCGGAGGAACCCCCCAGTGGTCACTCGAATGAGGCCCCAAACGGGGGCGGCGTGAACAGCGCGGAAGAGGTGACTGGCGATGGGGAAGAGGAGGTTggcgagggggaagaggaggtaAGCGATGGGGAAGAGGACAAAGTGGAAGAGAGCGACGTGGTGGCAGGCGGTGAGGCAAATGCTCAGCTGGGCGCGCCCCCCGGGGAGAGCAGCACGGACAGCATACCGCATTTCGGGGGGGGTCACCAGGAGGAGAGCGCCCCTGGGGAGCAGCGGGTCCATGAGGGGGATCACATACATGAGGAGTCGGAGCAGCAGCACACCAGCCGCGCCGGCCCCGAACGCAGCTGGAGCAACTGCGTGGAGCAGATGAAGGAAATAGTGAAGGCGTACAGAGAGAGGCACCTGACGGGGAAGGCCAAGCTCTTTGGGCTGAACCAGGACGTGgcgtttaaaatttttaccacCTTTTACAGAGTGAGTTACAGAAGGAAGAGAGAGAAGTACAGTCGGCAGGTTGATGACGTCTGCACAGCTGCATGCTCCTACAATGATGTCATCCTCCTGTGTGATGAGGCCGCGAAGGTGCTTAAGGGAGAGGACTCGATTGAGCAGGTGGAGCTCCCTTGCAAAGTGTTTGGAGATTTGCATGGGAACGTTTTAGATTTGCTGGACTTCTTTAACATGTACGGCTGGCCGTTGCACGGAGGGACGAACGAGTGGCTGTCCGTGGAGGAGGTGGCCATGAGGGGAGGTAGGTCAGTCTCGGTGGGGAAACTAAAGGAGGCTGTCCCCCACACGGGAGGTACGTCCGTATCGGTGGAGAAACGAAGGGAGACTGTCCCCCACACGGATGGCACGTCCGTATCGGTggggagagaaaaggaagctGCCCCCCACACGGGTAGCAACGATGTGAAGTACGTTTTTCTGGGGAATTACCTAAACAGGGGGAAGCACTCGCTGGAGGTGATTTGCCTGCTGCTGAGTCTGAAGGTCCTGTTCCCCAAGCACATATACCTGCTGAGGGGGAACCACGAGGAGAGGCTACTCAATTACGTGAATGGGTTCTACGCAGACATAgaaaagaagatgaagaggaatataaaaacagcGGGGCTGATCAAATACCAAGAGGAAGTAATAGAAGCTCATGCGTATGAATTGTTCAACCGGGTTAATGACGTGCTGgagttcctccccctctccgTGCTGGTAGGTGGGAACATTCTCTGTGTGCATGCAGGCATTGGGGACAGTCTCCAGAACGTAGGAGACTTTGCAGCTATCCCCAAACCGATTGTCATCCCTCAGTTTGTTAATAGAAGTAGCAACGATGcgtatgaacatgttcagAAGGTTATTATCGACGCGTTGTGGTCCGATCCCATTAATTATGAGGATGAGCAGGATGTGTTTCTCTTGGAAAGGCTGGCACATGGGGAGGATGTCATTCCTTCCAGTCGAGGGAAGATCACCCTTAAGTTCGGCCAGCGGAgactttcttcctttctgcGGAGGAACAAACTGAAGATGCTCATTCGGGGACACGAGTGTGTGCAGGAGGGGTTCCGGTACAGCTACGGCCGGCGGCTGCTCACTCTCTTCTCCGCCACGAATTACTGCGGCCGCCACGGCAACGACGCGGCCAACGCCTTCATCGTCCGCAGGGGCAGCAGCATCGTCATTTTCAACCAAATTGTCAAGTGCCCGCGGAGTGAGCGGTTTGAACGGCTGGAACCGCTTGAACCGCTGGAACCGCTTCACAAGGTGAACTGGGATGGATCCCTCGAGAGACCCCTCCCGAGGGAGCAGGCTGCTCCCTACCCCCCAGAGCCCCTTCACtggggggacttcccccaCGAGGTAGGCCAACCGCAACGTGGTGCAAGTCTGTTGAGTGGCCACCGAATAATGAGCAGTGTATGTTCCCCCTCGGAAGTGCCCCCCCTTGGAGTGGAAAATTGGAGAAGTGGCGATCCATCATCCAGGGGTGACCACATTGGAGAGGCCTCTACCGATGGTATGGGCAGTCAGATGAATATCACCACGAGTAAGGCAAAGCACAGTGTTGGGGTCCTCACAGGTttagaagaggaagaaaaagcggAGGAACTGCCACACAGGCGGGTGAACGAGGAAGTTACCCCGTTTAACCCCAATGAGAAGGAGCTCGCATCGGATGGGGGAGACGACGAGCAGAGCAACCTCATCCTCAGGGACAGCCACCCAATTGTCAAGAGGAAGCTGCGGGATACGAGGAGCAATGAAGACGTGAACTGGGGGGCAGCTGTGCAGttggaaaaaggggagggcgTGCCCAGTCGCTTCGCGCGCGGGGGTGCTCTCCGCAACGACGGTCATGATGGGGACCGCAGTGGTGACCACTCCCTGAACAACTCGCGTAACAGCATGGGTGATGACCACTCGGGGGGAGACGCGCGAGATGATCCCCTTGAGGGGGGGCCACTAAGGAAGAGCATCATTACGAATGGGAGCTGCTCATCGGAAGAGGCACTATATGGTGGGTACACGCGTGGAAGCAGCGGGAGGAACTACCCTGGGGAGATGCTCCCCTCCAAACTCTCTCCTTTCAAAGGTGAAGGTTTGGAGATTGAGGAGGCACAGAACCGACAAGAGAGTAAGTCCCCTTTGGAGGGAgatccccatttggggggagatCCCCAGTGGGAAGGGGAATACCTGTACGACGATTACCAGCACTACTTGGGTAACCCCCCCCACGGAGACGCTTTGAAGAAGCCCCCTTGTGATGAGCCCCCTGGCGGAGACGAACCCCCGTGTGCAGGTGAAACGAAGACAAACAGTCCAGGCAACACAAACGCTATCATCGAgacatttttccaaaatggaggaagagATCATGGCGGTGATGAGCATATCTACAGGGACCATCTGGAGGATAGCGAAGTGGAAAGGAGGGGCCATTTAAATCATCGCCAGTGTGCAAAGCTGACTCCTTTGTCGAAGCGAACGAACGGTGTGAATGTGCGGAGGGGAGAGGAAGGAGAGCAGTgggagcaaaatgaaagttCTGCTAACCTGGTGGAAGAGCTGATGAGCAAGCCGATGGACTACATGATGATGCCGCCCGACTTGGGGGTGGCTAATCGGCCCAAGTTGCGACGGGACGCGCATTCGAACCAGCACAAGAAGGAGCACGGCTCCGCCACCCTGCGCAGTTTGAGGAGCGAAAACAACACGAGCGAGTCGCTCAGCAA GCTACAAATGCAGTGCTTGCCGGCGGACCCCAAACCGCAGACAAAAATTTCGctgcaaaaaattttggacaaGTTGGAGGACGATGCGTAG
- a CDS encoding hypothetical protein, conserved (encoded by transcript PVX_001780A) encodes MLSSVMGDHLEVPTSGGHSPDGSFQGSVLNVHFTENKNLYTNVKVGGQPLKLALNSRVEGIYVFMKDSQACHVDEEGEEKNRVCYDPNTSRNSTWCNNDLLCLPAILSKSYECYSDSNLLLENKAEYPSMYYDSLKFTESHVEGSDDVEVLDLVKAAGAEKAAGEGDAAGGGDAAGGGDAAGGGEEVGYANAAGGETDATFQNTDVKLVTDLSLYKGWSLFKDTDGMMGLAGRELSCRNVSAWNTIVEKSNSLYALDVNLPEGSVKPFVESPTQEDSKRGASSYAKFVPKKASSNEADGAAEPSGSTSEIHIGDYKKSFGPIVWSEPRERGGIFSDSFMQFTLYNLEVCQNNIFGKYSSNWQGVIDLSSKCLVLPKMFWLSLMEYLPVNKNDERCIPKRKEVTFDEGTVPRMCAVDPGSRPLPVLKFYLSDNDTVSDNNIGGGSGGEIGGDPPRGGIQEVHIPLDNLIINEEGQNDGYLCVLPDVHEGVSSENSGRTTKPLIKFGTYVINNFYVVVDQENYRVGFANKKEYHSSNDRCTQRAQCVGNQFYEPALNICVDPDCSVWYFYTLNEETKKCESISSRFYVFLLIILLLLLLDIQSYYFYRKSVHVAKVSSR; translated from the coding sequence ATGCTCTCGTCTGTGATGGGTGACCATCTGGAAGTACCGACCAGCGGTGGACATAGCCCAGATGGTTCCTTCCAAGGGAGTGTATTAAATGTGCATTTTACGGAGAACAAGaatttatatacaaatgtgAAAGTGGGAGGACAGCCGTTGAAGCTGGCTCTGAACAGTAGAGTGGAGGGCATATACGTTTTTATGAAGGACTCCCAAGCGTGCCACGTAgatgaggagggggaggagaagaatcGGGTCTGCTACGATCCCAACACGTCTAGGAATTCCACGTGGTGTAACAACGACCTTCTGTGCCTGCCCGCCATCCTGTCCAAGTCGTACGAGTGCTACAGCGACAGCAACTTGCTGCTGGAGAATAAGGCGGAGTACCCCAGCATGTATTACGACTCGCTCAAGTTCACGGAGAGCCACGTGGAGGGCTCGGACGACGTGGAGGTGCTCGATTTGGTTAAAGCGGCGGGAGCGGAGAAAGCGGCGGGTGAAGGGGACGCGGCGGGTGGAGGGGACGCGGCGGGTGGAGGGGACGCGGCGggtggaggggaagaagtgggtTACGCGAACGCTGCTGGCGGAGAGACAGACGCCACCTTCCAGAACACAGACGTGAAGCTGGTCACGGACCTGAGCCTCTACAAAGGGTGGAGCCTCTTCAAAGACACCGACGGGATGATGGGGCTGGCCGGGAGGGAACTCAGCTGCAGGAACGTCAGCGCGTGGAACACCATCGTCGAGAAGAGCAACTCGCTCTACGCCCTGGATGTCAATTTGCCGGAAGGTTCGGTCAAACCGTTCGTGGAGTCCCCTACCCAGGAGGactccaaaaggggggcttCATCCTACGCTAAGTTCGTTCCGAAGAAGGCAAGCTCGAACGAAGCAGATGGAGCGGCAGAGCCGAGTGGAAGCACATCCGAAATACACATAGgggattataaaaaaagcttCGGGCCAATCGTATGGTCGGAGCCGAGAGAAAGAGGAGGGATCTTCTCTGACTCCTTCATGCAGTTTACCCTGTACAATTTGGAAGTGTgtcaaaataatatttttggaaAGTACAGTAGCAACTGGCAGGGAGTGATTGACTTGAGTAGCAAGTGTTTGGTACTTCCCAAGATGTTTTGGCTGAGCCTGATGGAGTACCTACCCGTGAACAAGAATGATGAGAGGTGCATCCCCAAGAGGAAGGAGGTTACCTTTGACGAGGGCACCGTGCCGCGGATGTGCGCCGTGGACCCCGGCAGCCGGCCCCTCCCCGTCCTCAAGTTTTACCTCTCGGACAACGACACGGTGAGCGACAACAAcatcgggggggggagcggtggagagATCGGTGGAGaccccccccgtgggggcATCCAAGAAGTGCACATCCCGCTGGACAACCTGATCATCAACGAGGAGGGCCAGAACGACGGCTACCTCTGCGTGCTGCCGGACGTGCACGAAGGAGTCTCCAGCGAAAACAGCGGGAGGACCACCAAGCCGTTGATCAAATTCGGCACATACGTAATAAACAATTTCTACGTCGTGGTGGACCAGGAGAACTACAGAGTCGGCTTCGCCAACAAGAAAGAGTACCACTCTTCAAATGACAGATGCACACAGAGGGCCCAGTGTGTGGGGAATCAATTTTATGAGCCCGCCTTGAACATCTGCGTGGACCCCGACTGCTCCGTTTGGTACTTTTACACGCTGAACGAGGAGACCAAGAAGTGCGAATCTATTTCCTCTCGCTTCTACGTCTTCCTGCTCATcatcctgctgctgctgctgttggaTATTCAGTCGTACTACTTCTACAGGAAGTCCGTGCACGTGGCGAAGGTGTCCTCTCGCTAG
- a CDS encoding hypothetical protein (encoded by transcript PVX_001782A), whose product MRDRRAKARPKMGHYHVGVHRWNGKGGAAGDAVKSRQVYNPMGTHPRSANCHIGISNGENLHLCERGGDQSRPPNRIDLCGCTYLCEIFFSFFPPPLS is encoded by the coding sequence ATGCGGGACCGACGCGCGAAGGCGCGGCCAAAGATGGGACACTACCACGTGGGTGTGCACAGATGGAATGGAAAGGGAGGGGCCGCTGGCGATGCGGTGAAAAGTCGCCAGGTGTACAACCCTATGGGAACACACCCTCGCAGCGCCAACTGCCATATAGGAATCTCCAACGGGGAAAACTTACACCtttgcgaaagggggggagaccAGTCGCGTCCCCCTAATCGGATTGATCTTTGCGGGTGTACCTACTtgtgtgaaatttttttttctttttttcccccgcccCTGAGTTAA
- a CDS encoding hypothetical protein (encoded by transcript PVX_001783A): MFLPVQICHSRTGNTTKCITISPPQIVVDHNYLVMDVRSLDKSCKDDVEDLDTKKRIMSMLIMCNYYYILSSAQIYFKHFKRLKYYKKMKKYTNKQEKSSGKMHFRSLSRIANRATYCDLLQEAKKQKKKKNIAHFKDTERAKEAHADRTSADDPIHHHMLDAFEAHYRAIIGTLTMENVHSLANELQDFYFIPKARLISLHYTLIVKNMYDDLDLFFK; encoded by the exons ATGTTCCTCCCCGTTCAAATCTGCCACAGCCGAACAGGAAACACAACAAAGTGTATAACAATAAGCCCTCCACAAATAG TGGTAGATCACAATTATCTAGTGATGGACGTCCGTTCCCTTGACAAGAG CTGCAAAGACGACGTCGAAGATTTGGACACTAAGAAGAGGATAATG AGCATGCTCATTATGTGTAACTATTACTACATCCTGAGCAGTGCGCAGATCTATTTTAAGCATTTTAAACGATtgaaatattacaaaaaaatgaaaaaatatacgaataaacaagaaaaaagTTCTGGAAAAATGCACTTTCGCTCCTTGTCCAGAATTGCTAATCGTGCGACATATTGCGACCTTTTgcaagaagcaaaaaaacaaaaaaaaaaaaaaaatatcgctCATTTCAAGGACACAGAAAGGGCAAAGGAAGCACATGCCGATCGAACAAGCGCGGATGACCCTATTCACCATCACATGCTCGATGCATTTGAAGCACATTATAGGGCCATCATAGGTACACTCACCATGGAAAATGTACATTCCTTGGCAAATGAGCTTCaagatttttatttcatcccAAAAGCGCGACTTATTAGTTTACATTACACattaattgtaaaaaatatgtacgaCGAtttagatttattttttaaataa
- a CDS encoding hypothetical protein, conserved (encoded by transcript PVX_001785A) produces the protein MRSENCSFVVTFRLLRLFLHCDFPSLRLSFIATFLHCDFPSLRRFLHCDFPLARTPSYFPSNVFVPPNLAATMAAKHHPDLIMCRKQPGIAIGRLCEKCDGKCPICDSYVRPYTLVRICDECNYGSYQGRCIICGGTGISDAYYCKECCLCEKDRDGCPKIVNLGSAKTDLFYENKKYEFKRQ, from the exons ATGCGAAGTGAGAACTGCTCGTTCGTTGTTACCTTTCGTTTGTTGCGACTTTTCCTTCATTGCGACTTTCCTTCATTGCGACTTTCCTTCATTGCGACTTTCCTTCATTGCGACTTTCCTTCATTGCGACGTTTCCTTCATTGCGACTTTCCTTTGGCGCGAACCCCATCCTACTTCCCCTCCAacgtttttgttccccccaaCTTAGCAGCGACAATGGCAGCCAAGCAtc ACCCCGACCTGATCATGTGCCGCAAGCAGCCCGGGATAG CCATTGGCAGGCTATGTGAAAAGTGCGACGGGAAGTGCCCCATCTGCGACTCCTACGTGAGGCCCTACACCCTCGTGCGGATATGCGACGAATGTAACTATGGAAGCTACCAG GGCAGATGCATCATTTGCGGAGGCACGGGCATATCGGACGCGTACTACTGTAAGGAGTGTTGCCTGTGCGAGAAGGAC CGAGACGGCTGCCCCAAAATCGTGAACCTGGGAAGCGCGAAGACGGACCTGTTTTACGAGAACAAGAAGTACGAGTTCAAGAGGCAGTAG